From the genome of Hymenobacter gelipurpurascens:
GAAGACTTCTGCCATCGCCTGAAGCGCGCCATGGACCTGATCAACACGCTGGATCCTCGCACCAAAGTATTGCTCTGCGCTACCATTGAAAAGGAAGAGATCGTAGCGCTAGAGACCTGCTTAACCTCACCCCGCGACGTCCCCCGATGGAGCGGGGAGTGGACGCGTTCCGACGTGCTATCCTTTCCCGAGCTTCTGGCGCTTGGTGAGACTACCGCAAGGGATAAATGGTGGCACATGTTGCTGATCGCGAATGACCTAAAGGATCTAAGCCGGAGGCGATATGATCGCTACGGTATGCGTGAGGTGACCATCCCAGATCTGAAGGAAGACCTTCAGCGCATGTACAATTTTCGTCAGATTCGCCTCCGAATCATGTTGGCCGGCACTCGCACTGCCCGAGTGTAGCCCACAAAAAAACCGCCCTGGGAATTCGACCTCCCTGAGCGGTAAAAATAGCACACCTTGCCGTGCCACGTATTTATGCCATTCAGGGAATAAGTTTCTCCGAACTGCTCGAAAAAGACGGCTACAGCCGCACGTACATCAAAAATAACGTCTGGAAATATCATCACATCCTGACCAAGGTGCTGTTCAAGTCGGTCATTTACCGCAACAGCCCCGGTGAGTACGTGAAGATCAACATCGCCGGGCTCGACCGTGACCTGGGCAACTCGAAGATCAAGGGCAAGCGGATCCGCTTCTCCACACAGATCATCCAGGACCTGACCAAATGGAAGATCCTCAAGAAGAAGTATCTCCACAAGCAGAACGAGGACCTCTCATTTATGACCACCGTCTTCCTGAAGGTTCCCCAGGAAGTGCTGGCGAAGGGCTGGCAGAAGGCACCGGTGGCGAGCCCGCTGGATCTGGTCCGCGCCCGCAAAACCGACCGTGCCCCGCTCTCCGGGGTGTACCTGCACATCCAGCGTTACCTAGCGCAGGTCTCCATCGACGCCGACGCGGCGCGCGCGTATGCCGACCACGCCCGGGCAGTGGGGCTCCCCCTGAGGAGCAAGCGCAAGGGCTACATCCTCCACCAGGATCGGGTAGTCGACCAACAGGTTCACTCGCACTGGATGATGAGCATCGACGAGGTGGAACAAGGTAACTTCGAGCTCAAGGTGGACGCCACCAAGACGGGGCGGCATTTCACCTCGTTTACCAACCTGCCCCGGGAGCTGCGCCCCTTCCTGCGCATCAACGGGCGCCGCGTGGTGGAGCTGGACATCCGCAACAGCCAGCCCCTGATCTTCGGACTGAAGTTGAAGGAGCTCTACGGTGACCAGGTGCCCGAAGACGTCCAGCACTACCTCAACTTGGTCCAGCAGGGCACCTTCTACGACACCATCAAGGACTTCATCCTGGAAGCCAAGGAGGTCGTCCAGGAGGAAACCTTCAAGACGGACTTCTTCGCCCGCGTGTTCTTCTCCACTGAAAACGTGGATTACAAGTGGCGAAGGATCTTCGACCGGCACTTCCCCAGCGTCTCCCAGGCGATCACCCAGATGAAGCTCCAGGACTACAAGCTGCTAAGCCATCACCTGATGCAGGCGGAAGCTCAGCTACTTGTCCACCAAGTGGCAGCCCGCCTCTACCGGGAAGGCACGGTGGAGTTCTTCACGCTCCACGATGCCATCTACTGCCCGGCGGACGTGGTCGACGAGGTCTACTCCATCATAAACGAAGAATACCAAGCGGTGGGACTACAGGTCACCATCAAAGACAAACCGCTCACCCGACCCACCATCGAGCAGTTGCTCGACCAGGCAGCTTAAACCACCCACACTATGAAGAACACCAGCATTTTTGAGGCGGATTACTGGGGCACTTGTACCTACGACACTAGCAGCTACAGCTACCGCAAGTTCGCAGGCTGCTTCTACGAATTCAGCGACATACACGAAGCCAACTATCGCTTTAACTGCTGCTCCTTGTAGAGCATTTCCGCCAATATCACCGTGCACTCGGCTTCTTACGACAAGCTGCATTGGCTGCCCCGAGCAGCAGTCAATCCGGCGTAGACAGGGACGGCAACTAGCACATGACGTCCGACAACTGGCGCAGCACCTTTCGCAAAGCCTACGCGCCGGATTACCGCGGCATCAGCATAGGGACTCCGCCTAGAGATAGCAGACGATTAGGGTTTTAACTGCGTCGGGCAGTTAGCCAACACCTCTACCATAAGGGTTGACAGAAGCAGTAAAAGCTTATGAAATGTTTGAATCTCATAAGCAATGGTTTGATTCCTATGCGCTGACTAGGCATCAGTCGGGGGACCTTTGTAAGGTAGATGATGCCTGGCTTCACCCAGTCCTAGGCATCCGCCTGAATGCTTGTTGCCCAGTCGGGGCACTACCCTAATCCGGCAACCTGACTTTACTATGAAAACCATGATAGCAGTAGCCCTTCTTTCCATACTGTCTGCCTGCTCGCAGGCTCAACAAACTCCTCCCCCACTGCCTCCTACCACACCACCTGCCACCAGTCAAACCAGCTCCAAAACGACTATCAATAGCATCGACATGGAGTTCATCGCCATTCCAGCGGGCCGATTCCTGATGGGGGCTGGCAACCAAGTGCCTGGGGCCTACGACACCGAAAAGCCACAGCACCCGGTGACCATCAGCAGGGCCTTCTCTATCGGCAAAAACGAAGTGACCCAGGCCCAGTGGGAGGCCGTAATGGGCAGCAACCCCTACACGCTGGACCGCTCCAACCCCTACTACAACGTGCCGGGCATGAAGGAACGCATCACCCGCCCCACGCACCCGGCCACGGTGTCGTGGCTCGACGCGCAGGAGTTCATCAAGCGCCTCAACGCCAAGGAAGGCCATAACCTCTACCGCCTGCCCACTGAAGCGGAGTGGGAATACGCCGCCCGGGCCGGCACCACCACCGCCTATTCCTTTGGCGACAACATCGGCGAGTTAAGCCGCTACGCCTGGCACGGGGAAGACTTCGCCAAAGGAGGCACCCACCCCGTGGGGCAAAAGCTGCCCAATCCCTGGGGTCTGTACGACGTGCACGGCAACGCCTGGGAGTGGGTGCAGGACTTCTACAGCGAATACTACTACGTCAACAGCCCCGCCAGTGACCCCCAGGGCCCGGCCAGCGGCCGGCAGCACGTGGTGCGGGGCGGCAGCTGGCACGTCACGGCGGACAGCTGGCGCAGCACCTTCCGCAAAGGCTACGCGCCGGACTACCGCGGCATCAGCATCGGTTTTCGCCTTGTAATGATGGCGGAATAAACACCCACTAATCCACTCAAGTAAGTATCATGAAAGACGTAATTGTTGTAATCGGAGCCGGTTCTATCGGCCAAGCCATTGCGCGACGGGTAAGCGCCGGCAAGCACGTACTGCTAGCTGATTTGCGCCAGGGAAACGCGGATGCGGCTGCCAAAACGCTCAGCGACGCTGGGTTCGAGGTAACCACGGCCACCGTCGATGTGTCCTCGCGGGCCTCGGTGCACGCGCTGGTGGAGCAGGCCACCGCCCTGGGCAACGTCTTCGGCCTTATCCATGCCGCCGGGGTTTCTCCCTCGCAGGCCTCGCCGGAAACCATCCTACACGTTGACTTATACGGCACCGCACTGGTGCTGGAAGAATTTGGCAACGTCATCGCCCGTGGGGGTGCTGGCGTCGTCATTGCTTCGCAATCGGGCCACCGCCTGCCGGCGCTGACCCCTGAGCAAGACAAGGCCCTGGCGACCACGCCGGTGGAAGAACTGCTCGCGCTGCCCCTGCTGCAGCCCGACCAGGTGAAGGATTCTCTGCATGCCTACCAGGTATCCAAGCGCGGCAACTCGCTGCGGGTCATGGCGGAGGCTGTGCGCTGGGGCAAGCGCGGGGCCCGGGTCAACACCATCAGCCCGGGCATCATCATCACGCCCCTGGCCAACGACGAGCTGAAGGGCCCGCG
Proteins encoded in this window:
- a CDS encoding formylglycine-generating enzyme family protein; amino-acid sequence: MKTMIAVALLSILSACSQAQQTPPPLPPTTPPATSQTSSKTTINSIDMEFIAIPAGRFLMGAGNQVPGAYDTEKPQHPVTISRAFSIGKNEVTQAQWEAVMGSNPYTLDRSNPYYNVPGMKERITRPTHPATVSWLDAQEFIKRLNAKEGHNLYRLPTEAEWEYAARAGTTTAYSFGDNIGELSRYAWHGEDFAKGGTHPVGQKLPNPWGLYDVHGNAWEWVQDFYSEYYYVNSPASDPQGPASGRQHVVRGGSWHVTADSWRSTFRKGYAPDYRGISIGFRLVMMAE
- a CDS encoding SDR family oxidoreductase — its product is MKDVIVVIGAGSIGQAIARRVSAGKHVLLADLRQGNADAAAKTLSDAGFEVTTATVDVSSRASVHALVEQATALGNVFGLIHAAGVSPSQASPETILHVDLYGTALVLEEFGNVIARGGAGVVIASQSGHRLPALTPEQDKALATTPVEELLALPLLQPDQVKDSLHAYQVSKRGNSLRVMAEAVRWGKRGARVNTISPGIIITPLANDELKGPRGAGYRRMLEVSPAGRAGTPDEVGTVGALLMGPDGAFITGSDFLMDGGVTSAYWYGELAEK